The Pseudanabaena yagii GIHE-NHR1 genome segment AGGACTAGTCGCAAGGTGCGTGATGTCAGCCAAGTAGCGATCGCTTTGATGGTAACTTGGGCGATCGCCTATAGTGCGATGGGTGGTGTACCCAGTGATGGGCAGTCAATTCAAGTGACAACGGAATTACTCAAAGCAACCTTAAGCTCAGGATATTTTGCGGCTTGTATGTATTTGATGTATCGGCTATATCGGCATCAAGTAATCGCCTTACCTTGGAATAAGAGTAATGAAGTGCGATCAGCAAAACGTGCTCAAAAGCATGATAATTAAAACCTGTTTTCATCGTCCTTGACGCAATCTCCAAAGTTGGCAAAGTCAACTTTGGAGATTGCTGATTACATCAAATTTAGGAGAAACATGCTATGGCTTTGCAAAATGGGAAACGAGCTGCTGGTGGCTTTATTAAAGACTTTCAAGCATTTATTTTGAAAGGTAATGTGATTGACTTGGCAGTTGCCGTGATTATCGGTGGTGCTTTTGGCAAAATTGTTACCTCTTTAATTGAGGACATCATCACCCCTCTGCTTTTAAATCCAGCCCTCAAAGCTGCCAATGTTCAGGATTTAGCCAAGTTGCAAATCAATGGCATCAAATATGGTGTATTTATTGCCGCTGTGATCAATTTTCTCGTCATTGCCTTTGTGATCTTCTTGATCATCCGCTCCTTTGAAGCCGCAAAGCGTAAAGAACAACGAGAAGAGGCTGCTGCACCTGAAATCAAGCCTGATCCCCAAGAACGTTTGACTTTAGCGGTTGAACGCTTAGCGGAAGTGATGGAATCCAAATAGAATGTTAGGTGGTTGCTCAGCAATCACCTACATTCTATTTGGAAATATCTTTCTAGACTGATCGCCCATTATGCCATTTAGACAATTCACGTATAAATTTCGCCATGCGGCACTTGGATCTCTGATTACTTTAGGAATTGCGATTGGTATTAATGCTTGCGTGAGTCCGAATAACGACAAAAAGCCTGAAGAAACTAAGTCCCCCGTACCGATGTTTTTGTTCATTCAGGCTTCTCCTGATGGCAAGACAATTGAGGGAATTGTACCGTCGGATCTCGTAGAACAGCTAGGCAGTTTAGATCGGGTAATTCAATCGATCCCAGTCGGTAGCAAGTTTTCTTTGGTGCAGTTTGGTAAGCCTCTAGGGATGTTTCAAGTTAGTGCGGTGCGTGGTTCCGATGCCTTTGGCGCGATCGCTAGTTTTAAAGTGCAGGAGCCGAATCCTAATGATAAAAATCAACCAGCTAAGGGCTTTGATCCCACTGTATTAAAGCAGTCAAATTTAACGATTGTGGCAAGCGATCGCCTCGTTACGAAAGAAGATCGCACTTATTTCTTTAACTGCCCCAGCAAAATTCAACCCCTTGTATTAGATAAGTCTCGCAATTTATTTTTAAAACTGGGAGCAAATCAAGCGGCAACTTCGCAGGTGGCGATCGCTTCCCTCGTATGTGTGGATATTGACGGCGATAATCAACCTGAAATCATTGCAGGTTTGCGCCTCGATAACTCACAACGTCCAACAGGCTTTGATCCCCAAGTTTGGAAAGATTTTTTATCGCGCCCTGCCCTTGAGCGCCAAGAGTACAGCATGTTAGTGATGCTCCGAAAATCAGGCAATGATTGGAATGCGGAACCAATTTTGACCCATACGCGGGCGCTCTCCTATATTAATGACAGTGTGAGTAGTTATGCGCTCTATGGTATTCAGGAAATTAATGGCGATCGCTATCCTGAGCTTGTTGTCCAAGAAATTGGCTTAAATTCCCTTGATGTGCGCGTACTCACACCTAATATTGATGCACAGGGTAAATGGCAATGGCGTAGTTATTACCAAAATCAAAAATCACTAAATATTGTGCAATAAGAAAAACAGCACTTTGTGCTGTTTTTCTTATTGAGTTAAGCCCATCGCGCTATACAGTAAAAAGAAAATCGTTTTGTTATGCCTTTAGAAAATTCCCTTGCGTACCCCACCCTCTTCAAACAGGTACGCATTCTTGATGCAGCTTCCGTAACCACTGAGAAATTTGCTGATGTATTCATAGATGGCGATCGCCAAATTCATCTAAACGTTGATGCTAACCAAATTCCTGAAAATACCAATGTTGATGAGCGATCGGGGCTAATTTTAGGAACTGGGGTGATCGATCTGTACAGTACTAGTGGTGAACCGGGGCATGAATCGCGAGAAACCATTGCCGAATTAGTCCAAGCCGCCCAAAATGGTGGGTTTAGCACTGTAGGAATTTTGCCCAATACCCAACCAGCGATCGATGATATTGCAGCACTCGAATTTTGGCGCAATGTGCAGCAGAAATATGGCGATCGCCTGCAACCTTGGGGGGCAATTACCAAAGGTTTAGAGGGCAAACAACTGACGGACATGGCGGAACTTGCAGAATCCGTGATTGGCTTTACCGATAGCAAACCGATCGCTAATCTCCTGTTAGTGCGCCGAGCGATGGAATATCTCAAACCATTGGGCAAGCCAATCGCCCTCTTTCCGCAAAATCCTGATCTTGCTGGTAGTGGGGTAATCCGCGAGGGCAAATGGTCTTTGCAATATGGGATGACAGGCTATCCCGCCGCCGCCGAAACCTCATCCCTTGCGGCACTCATCGAACTAGTCCGACTCACTAAAGCCCCGACTCATTTCATGCGAATTTCTACAGCACAGAGCGTAGAACTAATCGCCCAAGCCAAAAACAGTGGATTACCCGTAACCGCTAGTACAACTTGGCTACATCTCTGCCACTGCGATCGCGATTTAGAAAGTTACGACCCAAATTTGCGCTTGATGCCTCCCCTTGGTAGCGAAGGCGATCGCCTTGCGCTCATTGCAGGCATTCGTTCTGGAGCCATCGATGCGATCGCGATCGATCATACCCCCTGCGCCTATGAGGAAAAAGTGGTTCCCTTTGAGGTAGCTCCCGTCGGTGCGATCGGCTTGGAATTTGCGATTCCTGTACTTTGGCAAAACCTAGTGACTACAGGATTATTAACGGCAAGCGAATTATGGAAAGCTCTAAGTATTAATCCTGCCAAAATTCTTGGACTCACTCAACCTCAACTCGCAACTCTATTCGATCCAAACTTGGAATGGCTAGTTGATGCAAAAGCGATCGCCTCGCCATCAAAAAATAGTAGTTACATCGGGCGATCGCTAATCGGCAAAGTACTTTAACCCCCAAATAGTGAAAGGTTGGTGTTTTAGAAAGCATTTAAGAAAGCAAGAGCGCACCAAAACAGGTATGAATACTGATGAAGTCTAGTATCAGCCAGCCAAAATGCGCCAGCCCTATAATACCGATTTATCCAATGAAGAGTGGGAAATAAGGTAGTGTGTCAGATTTGTTGTAAAGTATCTGACTGAAATACGCAATAGGCTAAGGAAAAAGCATGGTATTAGAAGCAGTCGAATGTCCAACCTGTGGAGGAATAGATATCCATAGACATGGACAAAGTGCCACAGGCAAGAAAAGATACATTTGTTGTAACGAAGACTGTACTCGCAAGACATTTATCCTCGATTACACCTTGTATCTAGGAGGAAAGTTAAAGGATAAAATCTTTACTCAAATCCGAAAAAGCAAAAGCAGAGATAAACTCGAACAGCCCCTAGGGACACTAAGCCCGTTTTGTAGATAGAGTCGTCTCTGCTTAAACAGTGGAAACAGTAAAGACTGGACAGTATCAGAGGTCGCCCCATGGGTAAACCTGCATTCACAAGGATAGTTAAACTCCACTAATTGCTTTACTCGAAACTCTAGCAAGAAGCAAGGAAAACACTATGAACAATAGCAATGAAGTATGTGATGTTTTAGGAATAGATATCAGCAAAGCCAAATTTGATGTTGCACTCATCCAAGGCAACGCCAAAATCAAGAGCAAAGTATTTGGCAACAATCCTGAAGGATTTGCTGAATTACAAGAATGGCTAAATACTCAAGGTGTCACAAATTTACATAGCTGTATGGAAGCCACCAGCACTTACGGCAATGGGTTAGCTAGATTCTTAGTAGAGGCAGGATACAAAGTAAGTATCGTTAATCCATCACGTCCCAAAGCCTTTGGTAAGAGTGAATTAAGTCGTACAAAAACAGACCGTGCTGATGCCAAAGTGATTGCTAGATTTTGTGCGGCTTTAAAGCCTGCACCATGGACACCACCACCATTAGAAATTGAACAACTCCAAGCATTGGTGCATCGTTTAGATAGCTTAACTGCCATGCAGCAGCAAGAGCTGAATCGGCTTGCTACGGCTGATCCAATTTTGGTGGAGGCAATTATTGCTCACATTGATTTTCTCAAAGAGCAAATTGAGATGACCAAGAAATTGATTCGTCAGCACTTTGATCAACATCCTCATTTAAAATCTCAACGGGATCTGTTGACTTCTATTCCAGGTATTGCTGAACTAACTGCAACTGTATTACTGGCGGAAATTCGGGATATTTCGGCTTTTGATACTGCTGATCAATTAGCCGCTTTTGCGGGTTTAACTCCCCGCGAGTTTTCTTCTGGTTCTTCAATTCATGGTAAGCCTCGTTTATCTAAAATTGGTAATGCGCGTTTGCGTAAAGCTCTGTTTATGCCTGCGATTGTTGCTCGTCGTTATAATTCACCGATTACTACTTTCTGCGATCGCCTTACGGCTAAGGGTAAGTCCAAAATGTCTGTCATTGGCGCGGTCATGCACAAGCTGTTACGACAGGTCTTTGGCGTTCTCAAGTCTCAGCGTTCTTTCGATCCCAATTTTGTTCAAATTCCCTCTTGACTTTTTGTTGCTCAAGACAGTATCTACAAAGGGCATCTAGCAACAGTCAAACAACAAATCACAGAGATGGCAATCAATGGCAGTGGTATCAGAGATACAAGCAGAGTGTTAGGTATTAGCCCCACCACAGTGATTAACGAATTAAAAAAAAGCAGGAAGATATAGAAACTGTGAACTATCCATTACTAGAGCAACTGGATGTAGAGACAATAGATGTGGATCTTTATCAAGTTGAATCCGCAGAGATGGATGAAATGTGGAGTTTTGTTGGCAGTAAAAAACAGCAAAGATAGTTATGGCACGCAATTGATCATGCAAGTGGAGTCGTTTTAGCATATGTATTAGCGCCACATCAAGATCAAGCTTTAGTTAAACTGGTTAATCTCCTAAAACCATTTGGCATCAAGCGATTCTTTACGGATGCTTGGGGCGCATACGAGAGAATTCTTGACCCTGACACTCATCTTATCGGCAAGAAAAATACTCAAAAAATTGAACGTAAGCATTTAACTTTGCGAAATCGGATTATAGCGTTTAGCCAGAAAGACGATTTGCTTTTCTAAATCTATTTTGATGCACGATATTGTCATTGGACTATTCATCAATAGATACGAATTTTCTATCCCATCCCATCATACTTTCCAACAAATCTGAAACATTGCCGCGCAAGTTTTTAGAAACAAAAATCAATCTACAGGAATCTTGTATTTAGCTTGCAGTAATCTCGACTTAAACGCAGCTGACATCCACACAATTTATCAAAAACTTTGGAAAGTTGAAGAATTTCACAGGTCTTTGAAATCTAATCTCGCTCTTGCTAAGTCTCCAACTGGGATTGCTCATACTCAGCAAAATCATAACTTTGCTTGCTTTTGTGCTTTTGTCTAAGTGTCTCCATCTTAAAACCAAACTCAATCATTTTGCTCTCAAGGCTAGACTCTACTTCAAGGCTATTAGGGCTAGTTTCTCCCTTCTTTAAAATTAGACTGTTCCTTCCACATAATATCAGTTAAAAGATAATTATGTTTTTGGCTTTGATGGGTTTTATTTTAGGCGATCGCTGATTTTAGAGATTACATTGGGGGCGATCGCCTAAAGTTTAGGCTTTAAACAGGGGTAGAGAAGCGGATTTTTAGATAATCATCTTCCATTTTTGCGCCAGATGTTTGGAGAACTGATAGAGCTTGAGGTAATACTAGATTACGACGATGATTACCAATACGGATATTTAGCTCATCACCAGTTTTTGTTAACTCAATCTTCTCCTTCGCCACACCAGGTAAATATAATTCCAAACGATACTGCTTGTTCTCTTCGACCACACGCATCGTATTCTCTTTGTAATAGACCTGTGCAGGATCTTCTTCCCCAAATAAAGTCACCTTGAGTCTCTCTAAGGCTTCAATACCGCACATTTCCTCCGCATACAGAGGAATCTGTTTGATTGGGAGTGGATGGAAGTCACGATAAATCTGTTCGCAGTATTGTTTTTGATTTTCTTTCCATGCCTTAAAGAAGGGATCTTGGACTTCCTCTGGAATGATCCGATTAGCAATTACCAAATCCGTCGCCACATTGTAGAGACTGAGATAGGAATGTGCCCTGAGTGATTCATTGATGACCATCTTTTCGGGATTTGTCACCAATCGAACGGTAGTAATTGTGTTATCGGTGAGGATTTTTTCAAGGGCTTCCAGTTCTTCATAGAACTCGTAGGGAGCATCCATCACTTCTTTATTAGGTAAAGAGAAACCTGTGACACGCTTAAAAATTGGCTCAAAAACAGGACTCAAGACTTGAGCCATGCCTTGCAAGGGCTTATAAAACTTCCGCATATACCAGCCTGCGACTTCTGGAAGAGATAGTAAGCGCAAGGCTGTTCCTGTTGGTGCAGAGTCAATTACCAATACATCAAAATCCTTTTCGTCATAGTGGCGTTTGACTCGCACCAAGCCAAAAATTTCATCCATCCCCGGGAGGATTGCCAACTCTTCAGCCTGTACGCCTTCTAGACCTCTTGCCTGTAAAACTTCGCTAATGTAACGCTTAACTGCACCCCAGTTGCCTTCTAGTTCCCTTAAGGCATCTAGTTCTGCTCCCCAGAGGTTTGGACGTACTTCTTTAGGATCATGACCTAACTCGACCATAAAGCTATCAGCAAGGGAGTGAGCAGGATCGGTACTCAAAACTAGCGTTTTATAACCCAATTCAGCACAGCGTAAACCTGTGGCTGCTGCTACGGAAGTTTTACCAACTCCGCCTTTTCCTGTCATTAAAATGATACGCATGGTCGATATGACTCGTCTTGTTTAATTTTTAATTATCTTAGAATCCAGAATTAGCCTCGCTTAGCGTGACTAGTCCTAGTAAATTTTGAATAAATAGATGGCTTTGCAAATCTTTACATTTGCTATTCATTCTAACATCGATCTGGAGATCACCAATGCGAAAAACTTAAGGGATTATGAAGACTATTCTTTAGTTTTCTAGCTTTTATGGCTATATATGTGTTAGCTTAGCGACGTGTAGTAGTTATGTATATTGATTAGTTAAGTGCTGTAAGGCGTTAACCTATATGAATCAGACACCAAGCTCTCCTATAGATTTAGAGCAACTTAATCAAATATCGGAGGGAGATATCGAGTTTGAGATTGAGGTTTTGCAGGTCTATGTAGAAGATGTTCATCAAAGACTAGAAATAATGCGTGGGGCGATCGCTAGTAGTGATCACTTGCAGGTTATGAAGGAGGCTCATCACATCAAGGGGTCGAGTAGTAATGTGGGGGCTTTACAAATACGTGATTTAGCTGTGAAGCTTGAAGAGCTAAATCTAGAGCAAGATGGTATGAAAGCTGCGGATCTGATTGAGGAGATGTTTCTCCACATACAATCTGTTGAGGCATTTATTGCTGAAAAATTATCGACGGTAGTATCTTGAGAAATTCAGGCTTAACTGTCACTTACAGCACTTTGCGCCCAAACCAAAACCAAGAAGAATTTTGAAAATGTCGCTAAGCAAAGCTTTCAAAATTCTTCTTGGGGTTTATTTGATTGGTAATTGCTGTAGGAAAGCAAAAGAAAATATGAACCCGCTTTTTTGTAGTGAGTCTTTGCCACTTCACAAAAAAGTGGGTTCTCGTTTTGGAATGAGATTACTAGACTCTAAATGCGACTATACTAGTGATAGCAATTTGCTCAATCAGAAATCAATCAGAAATTAGTTATGAGTCTTCCTTTACCTGCGTTTGACCTGAAATCTGATAATAATTATGAACTAATGGATGTGGAAGCAATTCAAAAGGCTTTGGGGCGATCGCGGGCTTCGGTATATCGATATGCTAACACTGACCCAAATCAAAATGAGCTAAATCTACCCTATGATCCTCAAAAACTTAATCCAGAGTTGCGCCAAAGCGATCGCGAACCCTTGTTATTTCACCCTACCGAAGTTTCCAGATTTGCAAGGGATGTCTTGAAAATGAAGCAGGTAACGATTCAGGTGCAGGAGCCAACTCAGAATGAGACTAATCGGCTTTTGCGAGAAATTTTGCAAGAATTAAAGACGATGAATCAAGCAATGAATTCTCATCACGATTCATAAAAGATAGGACTTACGCAAAAATAACTTTAAACCCGCATTTCATCGTAAGGGCAATTCATGAATTGCCCTTACGATGCGTCGCTTTGCGTAAGTCCTAAAAGAGAAGATGCACTTTGTGCGTCTTCTCTTTTATCGATTAACTGAGATAAGTATATCCGTTTAAGCAATGCTCATATTTTTGTAAGAATAATCTAGCTTCATCAAGGGTAATTTGCTTCTCTTGAAGAGCGCGTTCCGTTTCTTGGCGAATATTCTCTAGCATCGCATCACGATTGTACTGCACATATTCAAGAACTTCAGTCATGGAGTCGCCCTTAATTACATGCTCAACCTTATAACCCGTAGGAGTTGCGTGAATATGCACCGCATCGGTATCACCAAAGAGGTTATGCAAATCGCCAAGGATTTCTTGGTAGGCTCCGCCAAGGAATAGGGCGAGGAAGTAAGGTTCTTCGGGAATAAAGGGATGTAATTCGAGAACGGATTTCACATCACGCAGATCGATAAAGCGATCGATTTTGCCGTCGCTATCACAGGTGAGATCGGCGATCGTGCCGCGACAGGTGGGTTCTTCATTGAGGCGATGGATCGGCATGATCGGGAAGAGTTGATCGATCGCCCAACTATCGGGAGCAGACTGGAAGACGGAAAAATTGCAATAGTAAGTCAGTGCCATCGAGCGTTCCAAGTCTTCGAGATCGTCAGGCACATAGTTTAATTTGCGCGTCACCTTCCGAATGCGATCGCAACATTCCCAGAACAGTCGCTCAACTCTGGCGCGTTGTTTTAGGCTGAGATAACCAAAGGCAAATAGGCTAATGGCTTCTTGATTGAACTGCACCGCATCGTGATAAATCTCTTGATAGTTGTTCTCATTGATATTTTCCAATGCTTCAAAGAGATTACGGACAATGAGATGCTCATCTTCCTTTAATGGCTCGATCGCTTGAGAAGGTGTGCCGCTAATGCCCACTACGTCAAAGATTAAGACCGATTGATGAGAAGCGATCGCCCGACCACTTTCGCTCGTTAAAGTGGGAACAGGAATTCCCTTTTCCGTACAGGCATCCTTAATTGCCGCGACGATGTCATAGGCATAGTTCTGCATACTGTAGTTTTTGGAAGCATAGAAATTGGTTTTAGAACCGTCGTAATCTACGCCCAAACCACCACCGACATCGAGATGTCCCATTGGTGCGCCTAGGGTCGTCAGTTGTACATAGATTTGTCCTGCTTCCCGCAATGCGTCTTTAATCGCGCTGATATTACTGATTTGCGAACCAATGTGGAAGTGCAGTAATTTGAGGGAATCTAGCATATTTGCGGCTTCCAACTGTTCGACGGTTTCGAGGATTTCCCACATCCGCAATCCAAACTTAGCGCGATCGCCTGTTGAGTCTTCCCAATGCCCTAGACCTTTGGTGCTGAGTTTAGCGCGGACACCGACCACAGGCGCAATGCCTAATTTCGTAGCCGCACGGATGATCATCTCTACTTCTTCTAGCTGTTCGATCACAATGATCGTATTTTGTCCCAGTTTCCGCGCTAGCAGGGCAGTCTCAATATATTCCGCATCCTTGTAACCATTACAAATCAGCAGTGAACCAGGGGTGCGGAGGGTGGCAAGGGCAATCAGTAATTCAGGTTTAGAACCTGCTTCCAAACCAAATTGGAAGGGTTTCCCATATTTAGCAATTTCTTCTACCAGTTGTCGTTGCTGATTGACTTTGACAGGAAAAACGCCACGATAAACGCCATTGTAGTTATAACGGGCGATCGCCTTGGCAAAGGTGGAGTTTAAGCGCTCAATGCGATCAGCGAGAATATCCGAAAATCTGACTAGGATCGGCGATCGCAATCCCCTCTGCTTGAGATCATTCACCAGTTCAAACAGGTCAATACAGCCACCGCGATCGCCTTTGGGAGAGACAGTTACGTGACCAGCCTCGTTAATACTAAAATAAGGTTCACCCCAGCCATTGATGCGATAAAGGGTTTCACTATCTTGAATCGTCCACTTTTTGGCATCGGCAACGACAGGTAACTGAATCTCTTGCAACATTGTTAATAAACCTTTGATAAACCCTACAAACCTTAGATCTACATATAGCGGTTTGCAAACAAGTATGTACTCATTTACAAACGAAAATCAATTCCAGTAAGAGCTTTGAGTTTTGCCTATGGCAAAATACCAACTGCTCTGGAACAGGCGGCGCTTTCGGCTGACCGTATCAACTTTAGCATTATCAATTAAATCTAGGGGCTAAGCCCGCCAAGAGCAGCAATTCTCATTATGGAAAAATTACCTTGATCCAGCGTTAGCTATTGAGAATAGTCGTAATAGCTGTCCTTGAAAAGCCGATGTCTTCGTTGAAAATTTGACGGCTTAGGCTAATCAAAAGTCATAATGAGAATTGCTGCGCCAAGAGTCTAGATCTTTTTGAACAAATAAATTCCTCCTAAGGTGGGAAAGCGCTTCGTGCCGTCCATCCTTAACTATTTGGCACTACCAAATTTTGAGGTGTTAAGCTATATCTAACTTCAGTGCGATTTTGCACAGGATCGCGCTTTCATCTATGGACAAGTCAGCTAAGCCCAAAAATTCTCAATCTTCAAGGGGAGAACGCATTGCTGATCGGGTGACAGCAACTGTTGGTTCTTGGCGATTTATCCTGATTCAGAGCTGTTTACTGGGTATATGGATTGTCTTAAATATTATTAGCTGGGTTAAACATTGGGACGAATATCCTTTCATTCTCCTCAATCTTGCCCTAAGTTTCCAAGCTGCCTATGCTACTCCATTCATTTTGATGAGCCAAAATCGTCAGTCTGATATTGATCGCAGTAAAGCAAAGCAAGATCTCGATGTGGACACAAGAGCTGAGCAAGAAATTGAATCTCTCCATCAAAAAATCGATAGTTTAAGGGATAGAGAAATTGCTGAACTCCGACAAATGCTCAGTATACAGAATCAGACTATTCAACGTTTAGAAGAAATGCTGGCTCATGAAATTGCGGCTAATCATCCTATGTCTGCCACTGAATAAAAATGCGATCGCTTTCATTTCATGATACGAGCAAATAGAGGCAGCAATATCAGCTTGATAAGCGCCCAGTGGTAATATATAAGATGTTACAAAAGTATATGAATAGCATTAGCTAGATCTAGGTAGTTAC includes the following:
- the mscL gene encoding large conductance mechanosensitive channel protein MscL; the encoded protein is MALQNGKRAAGGFIKDFQAFILKGNVIDLAVAVIIGGAFGKIVTSLIEDIITPLLLNPALKAANVQDLAKLQINGIKYGVFIAAVINFLVIAFVIFLIIRSFEAAKRKEQREEAAAPEIKPDPQERLTLAVERLAEVMESK
- a CDS encoding dihydroorotase, which gives rise to MPLENSLAYPTLFKQVRILDAASVTTEKFADVFIDGDRQIHLNVDANQIPENTNVDERSGLILGTGVIDLYSTSGEPGHESRETIAELVQAAQNGGFSTVGILPNTQPAIDDIAALEFWRNVQQKYGDRLQPWGAITKGLEGKQLTDMAELAESVIGFTDSKPIANLLLVRRAMEYLKPLGKPIALFPQNPDLAGSGVIREGKWSLQYGMTGYPAAAETSSLAALIELVRLTKAPTHFMRISTAQSVELIAQAKNSGLPVTASTTWLHLCHCDRDLESYDPNLRLMPPLGSEGDRLALIAGIRSGAIDAIAIDHTPCAYEEKVVPFEVAPVGAIGLEFAIPVLWQNLVTTGLLTASELWKALSINPAKILGLTQPQLATLFDPNLEWLVDAKAIASPSKNSSYIGRSLIGKVL
- a CDS encoding transposase, with the protein product MNNSNEVCDVLGIDISKAKFDVALIQGNAKIKSKVFGNNPEGFAELQEWLNTQGVTNLHSCMEATSTYGNGLARFLVEAGYKVSIVNPSRPKAFGKSELSRTKTDRADAKVIARFCAALKPAPWTPPPLEIEQLQALVHRLDSLTAMQQQELNRLATADPILVEAIIAHIDFLKEQIEMTKKLIRQHFDQHPHLKSQRDLLTSIPGIAELTATVLLAEIRDISAFDTADQLAAFAGLTPREFSSGSSIHGKPRLSKIGNARLRKALFMPAIVARRYNSPITTFCDRLTAKGKSKMSVIGAVMHKLLRQVFGVLKSQRSFDPNFVQIPS
- a CDS encoding TRC40/GET3/ArsA family transport-energizing ATPase, which gives rise to MRIILMTGKGGVGKTSVAAATGLRCAELGYKTLVLSTDPAHSLADSFMVELGHDPKEVRPNLWGAELDALRELEGNWGAVKRYISEVLQARGLEGVQAEELAILPGMDEIFGLVRVKRHYDEKDFDVLVIDSAPTGTALRLLSLPEVAGWYMRKFYKPLQGMAQVLSPVFEPIFKRVTGFSLPNKEVMDAPYEFYEELEALEKILTDNTITTVRLVTNPEKMVINESLRAHSYLSLYNVATDLVIANRIIPEEVQDPFFKAWKENQKQYCEQIYRDFHPLPIKQIPLYAEEMCGIEALERLKVTLFGEEDPAQVYYKENTMRVVEENKQYRLELYLPGVAKEKIELTKTGDELNIRIGNHRRNLVLPQALSVLQTSGAKMEDDYLKIRFSTPV
- a CDS encoding Hpt domain-containing protein — its product is MNQTPSSPIDLEQLNQISEGDIEFEIEVLQVYVEDVHQRLEIMRGAIASSDHLQVMKEAHHIKGSSSNVGALQIRDLAVKLEELNLEQDGMKAADLIEEMFLHIQSVEAFIAEKLSTVVS
- a CDS encoding resolvase; translated protein: MSLPLPAFDLKSDNNYELMDVEAIQKALGRSRASVYRYANTDPNQNELNLPYDPQKLNPELRQSDREPLLFHPTEVSRFARDVLKMKQVTIQVQEPTQNETNRLLREILQELKTMNQAMNSHHDS
- the speA gene encoding biosynthetic arginine decarboxylase; protein product: MLQEIQLPVVADAKKWTIQDSETLYRINGWGEPYFSINEAGHVTVSPKGDRGGCIDLFELVNDLKQRGLRSPILVRFSDILADRIERLNSTFAKAIARYNYNGVYRGVFPVKVNQQRQLVEEIAKYGKPFQFGLEAGSKPELLIALATLRTPGSLLICNGYKDAEYIETALLARKLGQNTIIVIEQLEEVEMIIRAATKLGIAPVVGVRAKLSTKGLGHWEDSTGDRAKFGLRMWEILETVEQLEAANMLDSLKLLHFHIGSQISNISAIKDALREAGQIYVQLTTLGAPMGHLDVGGGLGVDYDGSKTNFYASKNYSMQNYAYDIVAAIKDACTEKGIPVPTLTSESGRAIASHQSVLIFDVVGISGTPSQAIEPLKEDEHLIVRNLFEALENINENNYQEIYHDAVQFNQEAISLFAFGYLSLKQRARVERLFWECCDRIRKVTRKLNYVPDDLEDLERSMALTYYCNFSVFQSAPDSWAIDQLFPIMPIHRLNEEPTCRGTIADLTCDSDGKIDRFIDLRDVKSVLELHPFIPEEPYFLALFLGGAYQEILGDLHNLFGDTDAVHIHATPTGYKVEHVIKGDSMTEVLEYVQYNRDAMLENIRQETERALQEKQITLDEARLFLQKYEHCLNGYTYLS
- a CDS encoding DUF1003 domain-containing protein; its protein translation is MDKSAKPKNSQSSRGERIADRVTATVGSWRFILIQSCLLGIWIVLNIISWVKHWDEYPFILLNLALSFQAAYATPFILMSQNRQSDIDRSKAKQDLDVDTRAEQEIESLHQKIDSLRDREIAELRQMLSIQNQTIQRLEEMLAHEIAANHPMSATE